From the genome of Flavobacterium sediminis:
CGTTACATAAGTAGTACAGAACGCTACAGGCAAGACAATTTAGAAGAACTTCACGAGATGGTCAACACCTTCCATCCCATACAATAAACCCTACAATTTTAACATATTTTAACAACTAAACGCCAAAAACAACTAAACTTTTAAAAACCAACACATTAAACCAAAAAAACGTTCGCAAAACGAACCGTGGCAGGACGTAGTTACTAAGCGAAGTCCAAGCCGAATCCCAAAATAGGAACGCTCCGCTGAGTTCTTTGCGCCCGCCCAGTCCGAGCTTCCCCTGCAATGGCGTTTTCCACCCCACGCTTAGCCCTTGTTTACCCCGAGTAAGGCACATTGTTTTTACCCTTTTATTTTCCCAAACCCACCGCGCATAAAAGAGATAAAAACAAAGCGCCTTACCCCCAACCGATAAACAAGCGCACCCCAAAAAACGCCCCAAGCTATATTTACATAGTGCATCGAGCATTATGGTTCATAAAAAAAAGTTCATAATTGATTAAAAGATATTTTTATGAAGCCATAATTTGCACTATGTAAAATAGCCGCACACCCCAGCGCCCACCCGTTCCCCCCGCCACACCCAACACCCATTTGTCCGGTATCAAAATAATGCGGAATCCAAAGGCAAAAAACCACCAAAAAACCACCCGAAACCCCGAAAAGCAAAGAGTAAAAAAACACCAAATACAACACCATCAAACCCCTACGGATAAAATCTAACGAATCTTACAGATAAAATCTAACACCTTAAAATACAGTTATTTAAAATTCTTTGTTCAAAAAAACATCACAAAATTACGCCTGTCTCCCCGAAGGATCACAGCCTTAAATCTTTGCTCGTTTTTTATCACAAAAATTTAAAAAAGCAAAACGGATGCACTTTGTGTGTTCAATCGCCACAAGGCTATGCTCATTTTTTTAGAAGATTACCAAGGGAAATCCGATTATACAACAACGTTTGATTACTGGTAATCTTCCAAAAAAATCGAGCCATCCGTTTAAACCAACCAGCCGACTACAGGCAAACCCCGAAGGTAGTTTTATACCTGCCTTTTGATAATGGATAAATACATACGATTTTTAGCTTTAGATTTTTTGAGGCTTAGCTATAGATAACCCGAGGATAAGCCCAGTATAAGCCCACCATAACTCCACTAAAGCCGACTTTATCAAAGAGATAAAAAAAGGATAAGTTAACTACATCAGTAAGTTAAACTATCCTTGAAATAATGATTTTAAAGCGTTTTAAGCACAAAAAAAGCCCTCGGTCACCCGAGAGCCCAGTGGTCAATAAACAGGCTTTAAACCTTAAAAAACCTCTACTATCCGCATAGCGTTACCTTGAGCCAGTAAATAATCTACGCCATCTACTTTTTGGTAAAACTCAATACCCAAACACGCTACCACGCTAATACTAGCATCAGGAACCAATCCGCCAGGAGCGGTAGCCGTTAATGTGATGGTTGTTCCGGTGTTGTCAATAGGCTGAATAGCACTATAGGAAGTAATCCCCAAACTATTTTGGTCGGGTACATCCGGCTCATAGCTTAAGGTACTGTTATCATAACTGTAATCCGACAACCAACCCACAGCAGCTGCAATACGAAAACCTGTAGCACCTGCGGGAGCATTGATAAAGTTTATCGGAATAAAACTAGGAATTGTAAAGGTAATCTCCACACGGTCGGCATCGGGCGTAACGGTAAAGGGAGCGTTGAAAACCGAAGTAAAACTAATCTTGTTGTTTAGTTCCAATCCTTTTGCTTGTGTTTTATTAGCACTCAAAGCAATAGGGCGTTGTCCACGAACTCCTGAAGCTTTTGCATTAATCGACTTAAAAAGTCTGGTTAAAGAAGCTGTTAAAGTACTTCCGCCCATTGTTTGAATAACACTACTCAAAGCCGTTCTAAAGGCTTTACCTACTTTAGCAGAACCGCCAAACTCTGCATTGTTCTCTCGTGTTCTCACAAAGTTAGAACCCGTAGCTATCTGTTCTTTGGAAGCACCACCTGCGGTTCTTGCCAAATACTCACCATTAGAAGTATAAAAACTCATACCTCCAATATTACCAACTAACTTGATAACGCCTTTTTGCTTACTCATAACATAAAAATTAAAAGGTTACTAAATAGGTAGTTGTAGAGCCATAAAAACCGCTTTTACCAGTATAACAGCAAGTTGTGTACCAATATTGCGTAAGTTCCTGTTAAATAAAGCATAAAAAAATATAATTATGAGTTATGTATATCCTATAAAAAGTAGTATTTTTGAGCTATAAATAACCAATATACGTTCTTATAAAAAATAGTAAAAGTTGCAGTAGTAGAGGCAAGCGGAAAAAGTTTTTTTTGGTGATTTTGCCCAAAAAGGTATACCCAAACTAACGAACACCCAGCAAAATAATGCAGTAGTTTTGACCCTTTCGGTATGTTAGTACCAAACAGGCATGTAAGCTCAGGTTCATACCGTTACGGCTTCCAGGGACAAGAAAAAGACGATGAGATTAAAGGGGAAGGAAATTCTTTAAATTATACTTTTAGAATGCATGACCCGAGGGTGGGGAGGTTTTTTACTACTGACCCATTGGAGAAAAAATATCCTATGTTAACACCTTATCAATTTAGTGGTAATAGACCTATAGATTCAAAGGAAATTGAAGGAATGGAAGGATTTCAATATACGAAATACGAAACTATAAATGGGCAAAAAATTCCAATTAAACAGGTAGTGGAGGTAGATGTGGTAGTCTTAGTTACTAATAATAGTAAAGATAAAATAAGTTTTAATGTTGGGACTGGTGAAAAAATAGAAAAGATATTGAATGATAATTTTAATCCAACTGAAGTATATGAAGATAATTGGTATAATAGAACTTTTAATAAAAAGAAAATAGGCAAGAAGAAAAGAGAGTATACTACAAATATTGAAGGTCACACTGTTCCAGTTGAATTTGTATTTAATGTGTCTGAGCAAATTTATCCAGGTTCAGGAGATGATGACGGGCGTAAAGAACTCCTTAGAGTAGCGACTTTAAAAAATACAGAGGAAACAGCTTTTACTTCAACTGATGGAGATGTAATAAGAAGAACAGTAACTGTTGGGCAAATAAAAGACATTAGAATGGGGGATGATTCTACTATTGCTAGTTCAGGAGGTAATCGTATTGCTTTTTTTAGAAATAATTTATCTGCCATAGTACATGAAATTATTCATAATTTTTACTCATACGATTTGAGTCTAGATATGGGGAATTCTCCTGTATATCATGCGAATGAAAATATAGGAGGAGGAGGAGCAATGTTATATGGGACAGGGTCTGGTAACCCTCCTTCACAAAATAATGTAGATTTTATCTTAAAAACAGTTCCGTCAATAGATGAATCAGAAAAACCAATTGATGAAAATAAATAAAAGAGAACTATGAGAATACATACATTTATAATTATTCTTTTTATACTTTTCACTGGTAAGATATTTTCGCAAGAAAGTTTTGAAGGGTATATTCTATGTATAGATAATGAACAAATAGCAGAAGAGGTTTATAATGAGTATTATTTTCTTCCTCTTGATTTTAACAAAAACAACATCTCGTTTAATAAAGAAACTTTAGAGCATAAAGATGATAAATTAGAACTTAAGGTTCGGAATTCAGGTGGTAGTAAGGTTTATAAATTTCCATATTTATTTAAAAGTAATGATTGTATAGAGAATCCTCAAAAAGATATTTATTATTATGTAGACTTAAACCTTGATCTTGTTTTTTTTCATTATAAGAGAAAAGGTTATACCATTAATAATGATTTTTTCTTAAAAAAAATAAAGAAGAATAATTTTTTTGTATGTAAAATTAAATTTCAAGGTTGTGAATTAATAGATAGGGATAATCTAAAATCTGAGATTTTAAAAATATTTGTTTATTCAATACAAGAAATTTCTGTTGTAGGCGATGAAGAGAAAGAATCGATAATTCAATTTATTAAATGCCGTCGATAATGGGGTAATGGTTCAAAATGGTGCTTTTTGCATATGATTGTTTTTAAATATTTATTATCAGTAATATAGATAGATAAAGGGGGTAATGTTACAGAGTTAGTGATGTAATTTTTAAGAAGTATTAAATAAAAAAAGCCTTGCATTGAGCAGGGCTTTATTGTTTTTATAAGTTAGCAAGGTTTTGCAAGTTGTCTTTTAATTTTTTCTTTGTAATTAAAGAATCTATGAGTGTATAAATAGATTTTTTTTCATCATCATTAAGCGAATCCAATAATTTTAGTTTTTCGATAAGTGTTTTATCATAGGCGTTTACATCGCTAAAAATCTCATCAGCATTAAACAGTTCCGATAAAGATACATTAAGAGCATTAGCAATTCTATAAACTACGGTAAAAGAAGGGTCTGTTTTACCGTTTTCAATACGGCTATACTGT
Proteins encoded in this window:
- a CDS encoding RHS repeat-associated core domain-containing protein — its product is MLVPNRHVSSGSYRYGFQGQEKDDEIKGEGNSLNYTFRMHDPRVGRFFTTDPLEKKYPMLTPYQFSGNRPIDSKEIEGMEGFQYTKYETINGQKIPIKQVVEVDVVVLVTNNSKDKISFNVGTGEKIEKILNDNFNPTEVYEDNWYNRTFNKKKIGKKKREYTTNIEGHTVPVEFVFNVSEQIYPGSGDDDGRKELLRVATLKNTEETAFTSTDGDVIRRTVTVGQIKDIRMGDDSTIASSGGNRIAFFRNNLSAIVHEIIHNFYSYDLSLDMGNSPVYHANENIGGGGAMLYGTGSGNPPSQNNVDFILKTVPSIDESEKPIDENK
- a CDS encoding helix-turn-helix domain-containing protein, coding for MFLGWQNYTPKNQVIKQKKCAIFKHTLKRVREAKGLSQKELAGLLDMPQPQYSRIENGKTDPSFTVVYRIANALNVSLSELFNADEIFSDVNAYDKTLIEKLKLLDSLNDDEKKSIYTLIDSLITKKKLKDNLQNLANL